The Nocardioides campestrisoli genome includes a window with the following:
- a CDS encoding type I polyketide synthase, translated as MTEPRSTDDGEELLLLAGADAADLLAQLTAWSATPEDRRMLPPVPPPASGPARLAVVAPDARRLTLATKVLTRGTPFRGRNDVWFDPEGSLRDGGKVAFLFPGVEPEFAPLVADVAEHFDLAWEGLADHGEREWALQDQGRGIIAVGRLLAAALARLGVRPDAIAGHSLGEWTGQVVSGMVPDAALDGLLTSLRPGAIQVSDVVFLALGCGVEVAEELVAGLPDAHVSHDNCPHQSIACAPAEVAAAVRARAAERKVLAQELPFRSGFHSPLFAPMVDAMWAQFSDLPLLPAKVPLWSATSCEPYPDDADGITALSLRHLVEPVRFRALTTRLYDEGVRAFVQVGTGSLIGFVDDTLRGQDVLTVAAASARIPGVAQLRRVAAALWSAGAPVDLEQLGHPGPSGHHVPEAPASVAAVPTHAPEAAGTVVPAPAPVAAATPAAVPSPEVAPAPAPAPGTAPAPALPAALLAEYQALLAETAEAAHAVLAAAATAAPRPLRVTRQTRPAVLPASDDVPPLLEPVAEPAVAPLEPAAALLEPATGHSAGTTGPGQGGSDPVSRQRVVRLSIAEQPWWADHAFFQQPDGWPCVEDTFPLVPMTGIVQMMVEEAEALVPGTVAVRVESVRAFKWLAVEPAVEVTVRAAVDPVSTQAANEAGLDEPGPPDHCSQHSQHDHHHVPGHPGPVTVVRASIDGHARAVVHLAAAHSAPPRPWNRFLRGRLEMPVPVEEIYTRRHLFHGPSYQGIRSIERFAGDGVRGTLVSQPATGALLDNAGQLFGYWFACAVDKDRMVLPTTMDAISFYGPHPAPGALVDCVAHCTELTDDAVRADLELLVDGVLWCRIEGWEDRRFQSDDRLFTVLKVPQPHLLAEPQPGGWMLVREGWPDSPSRDLVMRRFLGAEERQDYHSRNPRAQRTWLLGRIAAKDAVRREVVERGREPLFPVEVRIANERSGRPVASTPTELDLRVSIAHSGQLGVAVAAVGHEVGIDIELVAERSSIFESASLSPQEHALFLESAPHGRDRDRELTRWWAAKEAAAKAIGTGLQGRPKDFEVVEVDFHHLRVGDQWVATRSLYHPDQPDQLADPDQMLDPDHQAPATPAVAAREEYIVAWTVPDPSHG; from the coding sequence GTGACTGAGCCGCGGTCGACGGACGACGGCGAGGAGCTGCTGCTCCTCGCCGGGGCCGACGCCGCCGACCTGCTGGCCCAGCTCACCGCCTGGTCAGCGACCCCCGAGGACCGCCGGATGCTACCCCCGGTACCCCCGCCCGCCTCCGGTCCGGCGCGCCTGGCGGTCGTGGCGCCCGACGCCCGGCGGCTGACGCTCGCCACGAAGGTGCTGACCCGGGGCACCCCGTTCCGCGGCCGCAACGACGTCTGGTTCGACCCCGAGGGGTCCCTGCGCGACGGCGGCAAGGTCGCGTTCCTGTTCCCCGGTGTGGAGCCCGAGTTCGCTCCGCTGGTCGCCGACGTCGCCGAGCACTTCGACCTGGCCTGGGAGGGGCTCGCCGACCACGGCGAGCGCGAGTGGGCGCTCCAGGACCAGGGCCGCGGCATCATCGCGGTGGGCCGGCTGCTGGCCGCCGCGCTGGCCCGCCTCGGCGTACGCCCCGACGCGATCGCCGGCCACAGCCTGGGCGAGTGGACCGGGCAGGTGGTCTCCGGGATGGTGCCGGACGCCGCGCTCGACGGGCTGCTGACCAGCCTGCGTCCCGGCGCCATCCAGGTCTCGGACGTGGTCTTCCTGGCGCTCGGCTGCGGTGTCGAGGTGGCCGAGGAGCTGGTCGCCGGGCTCCCCGACGCCCACGTCTCGCACGACAACTGCCCCCACCAGTCGATCGCCTGCGCCCCGGCGGAGGTCGCCGCCGCGGTCCGCGCCCGCGCCGCCGAGCGCAAGGTGCTCGCGCAGGAGCTGCCGTTCCGCTCGGGCTTCCACTCGCCCCTCTTCGCCCCGATGGTCGACGCCATGTGGGCGCAGTTCAGCGACCTGCCGCTGCTCCCGGCAAAGGTTCCGCTGTGGTCGGCGACCTCCTGCGAGCCCTATCCCGACGACGCCGACGGGATCACCGCGCTCTCGCTGCGCCACCTGGTCGAGCCGGTGCGGTTCCGCGCGCTCACCACCCGGCTGTACGACGAGGGTGTCCGCGCCTTCGTCCAGGTCGGCACGGGCAGCCTGATCGGCTTCGTCGACGACACGCTCCGCGGCCAGGACGTCCTGACCGTCGCCGCGGCCAGTGCGCGGATCCCCGGCGTCGCGCAGCTGCGGCGGGTGGCGGCCGCGCTGTGGAGCGCCGGGGCACCCGTCGACCTCGAGCAGCTGGGTCATCCCGGGCCTTCGGGTCACCACGTGCCGGAGGCGCCTGCCTCGGTCGCCGCCGTACCGACCCACGCGCCGGAGGCCGCTGGGACTGTCGTACCTGCGCCAGCACCTGTGGCCGCGGCCACGCCCGCGGCCGTCCCGTCGCCCGAGGTGGCTCCCGCACCCGCGCCCGCACCCGGGACGGCGCCTGCCCCCGCGCTCCCGGCGGCCCTGCTCGCCGAGTACCAAGCGCTGCTGGCGGAGACCGCCGAGGCCGCGCACGCCGTCCTCGCTGCAGCCGCCACCGCCGCCCCGCGCCCGCTCCGCGTCACGCGCCAGACCCGTCCGGCTGTGCTGCCGGCGTCCGACGACGTACCCCCGCTGCTGGAACCGGTGGCCGAGCCAGCGGTGGCGCCGCTCGAGCCCGCCGCGGCCCTGCTCGAGCCGGCGACCGGTCACTCAGCCGGCACCACGGGCCCCGGCCAGGGTGGCTCGGACCCGGTCAGCCGGCAGCGCGTCGTACGCCTCTCGATCGCCGAGCAGCCGTGGTGGGCCGACCACGCGTTCTTCCAGCAGCCGGACGGCTGGCCGTGCGTCGAGGACACGTTCCCACTGGTCCCGATGACCGGGATCGTGCAGATGATGGTCGAGGAGGCCGAGGCGCTGGTGCCGGGCACGGTCGCCGTCCGGGTGGAGTCGGTGCGCGCGTTCAAGTGGCTCGCCGTCGAGCCGGCGGTCGAGGTGACCGTCCGCGCCGCAGTCGACCCGGTCTCCACCCAGGCGGCGAACGAGGCAGGCCTCGACGAGCCCGGCCCGCCCGACCACTGCAGCCAGCACAGCCAGCACGACCACCACCACGTGCCCGGCCACCCCGGTCCGGTCACCGTGGTGCGCGCCAGCATCGACGGCCACGCCCGGGCGGTGGTGCACCTGGCTGCCGCCCACTCCGCCCCGCCCCGCCCGTGGAACCGCTTCCTCCGCGGCCGCCTGGAGATGCCGGTGCCGGTCGAGGAGATCTACACCCGACGCCACCTCTTCCACGGTCCGAGCTACCAGGGCATCCGGTCGATCGAGCGGTTCGCCGGCGACGGCGTCCGCGGCACGCTGGTGAGCCAGCCGGCCACCGGCGCGCTGCTCGACAACGCCGGGCAGCTCTTCGGCTACTGGTTCGCCTGCGCGGTGGACAAGGACCGGATGGTGCTGCCCACGACCATGGACGCGATCAGCTTCTACGGCCCCCACCCCGCGCCCGGCGCCCTGGTGGACTGCGTCGCGCACTGCACCGAGCTGACCGACGACGCGGTCCGCGCGGACCTCGAGCTGCTCGTCGACGGCGTGCTGTGGTGCCGGATCGAGGGCTGGGAGGACCGGCGGTTCCAGTCCGACGACCGGCTCTTCACCGTGCTCAAGGTGCCGCAGCCCCACCTGCTCGCCGAGCCCCAGCCGGGCGGCTGGATGCTGGTCCGCGAGGGCTGGCCGGACTCCCCCTCCCGCGACCTGGTGATGCGCCGCTTCCTGGGCGCCGAGGAGCGGCAGGACTACCACTCCCGCAACCCGCGCGCCCAGCGCACCTGGCTGCTGGGGCGGATCGCCGCCAAGGACGCCGTACGCCGTGAGGTCGTCGAGCGCGGCCGCGAGCCGCTCTTCCCGGTGGAGGTCCGGATCGCCAACGAGCGGTCCGGCCGGCCGGTGGCGAGCACGCCGACCGAGCTGGACCTGCGGGTCTCCATCGCCCACTCGGGTCAGCTGGGGGTGGCGGTCGCGGCGGTCGGGCACGAGGTCGGCATCGACATCGAGCTCGTCGCGGAGCGGTCGTCGATCTTCGAGTCGGCCTCGCTGTCCCCTCAGGAGCACGCGCTCTTCCTCGAGTCGGCGCCGCACGGCCGGGACCGCGACCGCGAGCTGACCCGCTGGTGGGCGGCCAAGGAGGCCGCCGCGAAGGCGATCGGCACCGGGCTCCAGGGACGTCCCAAGGACTTCGAGGTCGTCGAGGTCGACTTCCACCACCTGCGGGTGGGCGACCAGTGGGTCGCCACCCGTTCGCTCTACCACCCGGACCAGCCGGACCAGCTGGCCGATCCCGACCAGATGCTCGACCCGGACCACCAAGCGCCCGCCACCCCGGCGGTCGCCGCACGTGAGGAGTACATCGTTGCCTGGACAGTTCCCGACCCCAGCCATGGCTGA
- a CDS encoding alpha/beta fold hydrolase: protein MPHLRANGLDFHVQVIRGEGDPADGGPRPPVVMLHGLVIDNLSSWFYTLAHPLALTCDVHLYDLRGHGRTQQPATGYGVEAQVDDLVALLDAWGLDEPVHLFGNSFGAVVALALAHRHPERVASLFLVEAHFAVEGWAEQMAGSLALAAFGLDENTSQEWIENNADRKMSRLARRAERFLADTTLIQDLKDEQPIGWLPQIACPVRAMYGSESDILHLAEALQTQMPDCELEIVPGTTHSLLTEQSGLVRQRALEWMGRQRAGVAAGA, encoded by the coding sequence GTGCCACACCTGCGGGCCAACGGGCTCGACTTCCACGTCCAGGTGATCCGCGGGGAGGGCGACCCCGCGGACGGCGGCCCCCGCCCGCCTGTGGTGATGCTGCACGGGCTGGTGATCGACAACCTGTCCAGCTGGTTCTACACGCTCGCCCACCCGCTGGCGCTGACCTGCGACGTCCACCTGTACGACCTGCGCGGCCACGGGCGTACCCAGCAGCCGGCCACCGGCTACGGCGTGGAGGCCCAGGTCGACGACCTGGTGGCGCTCCTCGACGCCTGGGGCCTGGACGAGCCGGTGCACCTGTTCGGCAACAGCTTCGGCGCGGTCGTCGCCCTGGCGCTGGCCCACCGGCACCCCGAGCGGGTGGCCAGCCTCTTCCTGGTCGAGGCGCACTTCGCGGTCGAGGGGTGGGCCGAGCAGATGGCCGGCAGCCTCGCCCTCGCGGCGTTCGGCCTCGACGAGAACACCTCGCAGGAGTGGATCGAGAACAACGCCGACCGGAAGATGTCCCGGCTGGCCCGGCGGGCCGAGCGGTTCCTGGCCGACACGACGCTGATCCAGGACCTCAAGGACGAGCAGCCGATCGGGTGGCTGCCCCAGATCGCCTGCCCGGTGCGGGCGATGTACGGCAGCGAGTCCGACATCCTGCACCTGGCCGAGGCGCTGCAGACCCAGATGCCCGACTGCGAGCTGGAGATCGTCCCCGGCACCACCCACTCGCTGCTCACCGAGCAGAGCGGCCTGGTCCGGCAGCGGGCGCTGGAGTGGATGGGGCGACAGCGCGCAGGCGTGGCGGCCGGGGCCTGA
- a CDS encoding glycosyltransferase yields MTDPSGFLFVVPPFTGHVNPTVPVAADLVARGHRVAWTGVPGTVEHLLPFDAVFLPATSSEVTSYAADMGARRSDLRGAAAFKFLQEEVLLPLGDAMVDGVDAAVEAFGADVLVVDQQALAGAVVGRRRGLPWATSATTSAELVDPLSGLPRVAEAMHRRRVELQVAHGIAPEAAEAGDLRVSEHLLLAYTAAELVGPLAIDSPVTFVGPSLGDRPEEDDFPWDTLDADRPTVLVSLGTLNAEAGTRFWQVAADACRDQPWQAVFVAPPSLVPDRPANVVVRPRVPQLALLQRVDAVVSHAGHNTVCESLAAGLPLVLAPIRDDQPVVADQVVQAGAGVRVRFARVRAEELRSAISTALTDEGLRAAATGIAKSFASAGGAAAAASALVELARP; encoded by the coding sequence GTGACCGACCCCTCCGGCTTCCTCTTCGTGGTCCCGCCGTTCACCGGCCACGTGAACCCGACCGTGCCGGTCGCCGCCGACCTCGTCGCCCGCGGCCACCGGGTGGCGTGGACGGGGGTCCCCGGCACCGTGGAGCACCTGCTCCCCTTTGATGCCGTCTTCCTGCCGGCCACCTCGTCGGAGGTGACGTCGTACGCCGCCGACATGGGCGCCCGCCGCAGCGACCTGCGCGGTGCCGCGGCGTTCAAGTTCCTCCAGGAGGAGGTGCTGCTGCCGCTGGGCGACGCGATGGTCGACGGCGTGGACGCGGCCGTCGAGGCGTTCGGTGCCGACGTGCTCGTCGTGGACCAGCAGGCGCTGGCCGGCGCGGTCGTCGGCCGGCGGCGCGGTCTGCCGTGGGCGACCTCGGCCACCACCTCGGCCGAGCTGGTCGACCCGCTCTCCGGGCTGCCGCGGGTCGCGGAGGCGATGCACCGCAGGCGGGTCGAGCTCCAGGTGGCGCACGGGATCGCGCCCGAGGCCGCGGAGGCCGGTGACCTGCGGGTCTCCGAGCACCTGCTGCTCGCCTACACCGCCGCGGAGCTCGTCGGCCCGCTGGCGATCGACTCACCGGTCACCTTCGTCGGGCCCTCCTTGGGCGACCGGCCGGAGGAGGACGACTTCCCCTGGGACACCCTGGACGCCGACCGCCCGACCGTGCTGGTCTCCCTGGGCACGCTGAACGCCGAGGCCGGCACCCGGTTCTGGCAGGTCGCCGCCGACGCCTGCCGGGACCAGCCGTGGCAGGCCGTCTTCGTCGCGCCCCCGTCGCTGGTGCCGGACCGGCCCGCGAACGTCGTCGTCCGCCCCCGGGTGCCGCAGCTCGCGCTGCTCCAGCGGGTCGACGCGGTGGTCTCGCACGCCGGCCACAACACCGTCTGCGAGTCGCTCGCCGCCGGGCTCCCGCTGGTGCTGGCGCCGATCCGCGACGACCAGCCGGTGGTCGCCGACCAGGTGGTGCAGGCGGGGGCGGGCGTACGGGTGCGCTTCGCCCGGGTTCGCGCCGAGGAGCTGCGGAGCGCGATCTCCACCGCGCTCACCGACGAGGGACTGCGGGCAGCCGCCACCGGGATCGCGAAGTCGTTCGCGTCGGCGGGCGGGGCGGCTGCCGCTGCGTCGGCGCTGGTGGAGCTCGCGAGGCCCTAG
- a CDS encoding LysE/ArgO family amino acid transporter, whose translation MLEPLLAGFLTGGSLIVAIGAQNAFVLRQGVLRQHVGAVVLICAASDAVLIAAGVSGVGTVVDRAGWVIDVVRWLGVAFLLWYAAHSLRRAFSSESLHAAQSAPAEEPRRTVLLKAVALTWLNPHVYLDTVLLIGSVAATHSGPVTGWGAGVIDGRWAFGLGATLASVVWFSGLGFGARGLAPLLARPRAWQVLELVIAATMIFVAGKLAFDW comes from the coding sequence GTGCTCGAACCGCTCCTCGCCGGGTTCCTGACCGGCGGCTCGTTGATCGTCGCCATCGGCGCGCAGAACGCGTTCGTGCTGCGGCAGGGGGTCCTGCGCCAGCACGTCGGCGCAGTGGTGCTGATCTGCGCCGCCTCCGACGCGGTGCTGATCGCCGCCGGGGTAAGCGGTGTGGGGACGGTCGTCGACCGCGCCGGGTGGGTCATCGACGTCGTCCGCTGGCTCGGGGTCGCCTTCCTGCTCTGGTACGCCGCGCACTCGCTGCGGCGGGCGTTCAGCAGCGAGTCCCTGCACGCCGCACAGAGCGCTCCCGCCGAGGAGCCCCGGCGGACCGTGCTCCTCAAGGCCGTGGCCCTGACCTGGCTGAACCCGCACGTCTACCTCGACACGGTGCTGCTGATCGGGTCTGTCGCCGCGACCCACAGCGGTCCCGTGACCGGATGGGGAGCGGGCGTGATCGACGGGCGTTGGGCCTTCGGCCTCGGGGCCACGCTGGCCAGCGTCGTCTGGTTCAGCGGGCTCGGCTTCGGGGCGCGAGGTCTGGCTCCTCTGCTGGCACGCCCGCGCGCCTGGCAGGTCCTCGAGCTGGTCATCGCGGCCACGATGATCTTCGTCGCCGGCAAGCTCGCGTTCGACTGGTGA
- a CDS encoding HNH endonuclease signature motif containing protein yields the protein MAHPIAHAVALVDEALTCARVADPGLLSEDEQRDVLLRLSQQVDQLESLRLRVIGVVGAAGGVAESDGARSAASWLTARVRTGFGPARAAEKLAEAITDRWQRVGAGLEDGSVNLPQARVIVRALESLVVDPLPGEEVPVEVLAAAEAHLVAQTAVFDPGQLERLGAKILEVVAPATCEEHERRLLERAERRANAATRLTFRRRGDGATDVAARIPDHVAARLKTYLEAWTAPRQDDSTRCGAATPFGGFAQRDPATGVRLPQERLRGQAFCAFLEAADPTRMPVHGGGATRVVVTMTLEELRSGAGVGTVLSNGDDLTTMSAGQVRRLACQSGIVPAVLGGDSVPVDLGRSTRFFTPGQRLAKTLTHRVCAAEGCTVPSTWCEGHHGRDPWGAGAGSDLADLMFLCSWHHQRAHDPGYRTKTLPNGDVRFTRRT from the coding sequence ATGGCGCACCCGATCGCACACGCGGTCGCACTCGTCGACGAGGCGCTGACGTGCGCGAGGGTCGCGGACCCGGGACTCCTCTCCGAGGACGAGCAGCGGGATGTCCTGCTGCGGTTGTCGCAGCAGGTCGACCAGCTGGAGTCACTGCGGCTGCGGGTCATCGGTGTGGTCGGCGCCGCGGGTGGCGTGGCCGAGTCCGACGGGGCCCGCTCGGCGGCCTCGTGGTTGACCGCCCGGGTCCGTACGGGGTTCGGCCCAGCGCGGGCGGCGGAGAAGCTCGCGGAGGCGATCACCGACCGGTGGCAGCGGGTGGGGGCCGGCCTGGAGGACGGGTCGGTGAACCTGCCGCAGGCGCGGGTGATCGTGAGGGCGCTGGAGTCGTTGGTGGTCGACCCGCTGCCCGGCGAGGAGGTCCCGGTCGAGGTGCTGGCCGCCGCGGAGGCTCACCTGGTGGCGCAGACGGCCGTGTTCGACCCGGGCCAGCTGGAGCGGTTGGGCGCGAAGATCCTGGAGGTGGTGGCTCCGGCGACGTGCGAGGAGCACGAGCGCAGGCTGCTGGAGCGTGCGGAGCGGCGAGCGAACGCCGCGACCAGGTTGACGTTCCGGCGGCGCGGTGACGGTGCCACGGACGTGGCGGCCCGGATCCCCGACCACGTCGCGGCCCGGCTCAAGACGTATCTGGAGGCATGGACCGCCCCGAGGCAGGACGACTCGACCCGGTGCGGGGCGGCGACCCCGTTCGGTGGGTTCGCCCAGCGCGATCCCGCGACCGGGGTGCGCCTGCCGCAGGAGCGGTTGCGCGGGCAGGCGTTCTGCGCGTTCCTCGAGGCCGCGGACCCGACCCGGATGCCCGTCCACGGCGGCGGCGCGACCCGGGTGGTGGTGACCATGACCCTGGAGGAGCTGCGCAGCGGAGCCGGGGTGGGCACGGTGCTGAGCAACGGTGACGACCTCACCACGATGAGCGCGGGGCAGGTGCGTCGGTTGGCGTGTCAGTCCGGAATCGTGCCCGCGGTGCTGGGTGGTGACTCGGTGCCGGTGGACCTGGGCCGGTCGACCCGGTTCTTCACCCCGGGTCAGCGGTTGGCGAAGACGCTGACCCATCGGGTCTGCGCGGCGGAGGGGTGCACGGTCCCCTCGACCTGGTGCGAGGGACACCACGGCCGGGATCCCTGGGGTGCCGGCGCAGGGTCCGACCTGGCTGACTTGATGTTCCTGTGCTCCTGGCACCACCAGCGTGCCCACGACCCCGGCTACCGCACGAAGACCCTGCCGAACGGAGACGTCCGGTTCACCAGGCGCACGTAG
- a CDS encoding alpha/beta fold hydrolase yields MEHARNPDDGVRIAFDVVGEGEPMLLVHGTGLSSQMWRGAGYVEPLSASHRLLLVDLRGHGRSDKPHEESAYSMARVTGDLVAVLDQVGVERAHLLGYSAGARVGVNLGALHPGRLLSLLLGGGSARSQRGGLDQIFFPDCAAVLENHDMAEFVRRWEQAGGAPAEPVRRAFLANDPRAMAAWFRASEDAPGLSDQQLRALDVPALLFAGSLDHARLRDSRAAQAVLPDAQVAEVSGHDHLSTISASQEVVPLVERFLATW; encoded by the coding sequence ATGGAGCACGCACGCAACCCCGACGACGGGGTCCGGATCGCCTTCGACGTCGTCGGCGAGGGCGAGCCGATGCTGCTGGTGCACGGCACCGGGCTCTCGTCGCAGATGTGGCGCGGGGCGGGCTACGTCGAGCCGCTCTCCGCGAGCCACCGCCTGCTGCTCGTCGACCTGCGGGGGCACGGACGGAGCGACAAGCCGCACGAGGAGTCGGCGTACTCGATGGCACGGGTCACCGGCGACCTGGTCGCGGTGCTCGACCAGGTCGGCGTGGAGCGCGCGCACCTGCTGGGCTACTCCGCCGGAGCCCGGGTCGGCGTCAACCTGGGGGCGCTGCACCCCGGCCGGCTGCTCAGCCTGCTGCTCGGCGGCGGCAGTGCCCGGTCGCAGCGCGGTGGGCTCGACCAGATCTTCTTCCCCGACTGTGCCGCAGTGCTCGAGAACCACGACATGGCCGAGTTCGTGCGGCGCTGGGAGCAGGCAGGGGGAGCGCCGGCCGAGCCGGTCCGGCGCGCGTTCCTGGCCAACGATCCACGGGCGATGGCCGCCTGGTTCCGCGCCTCGGAGGACGCTCCCGGCCTGAGCGACCAGCAGCTCCGCGCTCTCGACGTACCGGCGCTGCTGTTCGCGGGCTCGCTGGACCATGCTCGGCTCAGGGACTCACGGGCCGCCCAGGCGGTGCTGCCGGACGCCCAGGTCGCCGAGGTCTCGGGACACGATCACCTCTCCACCATCTCCGCGTCGCAGGAGGTCGTGCCGTTGGTCGAGCGGTTCCTGGCGACCTGGTGA
- a CDS encoding cysteine desulfurase-like protein encodes MTAYLDVARLRADFPALDLGVAHFDGPGGTQVPRQVADAIARTLTAGLSNRGAVTEAERRAESVVVGARSAVADLLGCDPRGVVFARSATQATYDLARTLAKEWRPGDEVVVTRLDHDANIRPWVQAAEAVGAAVRWVEFDPATGELDLLGLAEALSERTRLVAVTAASNVLGTRPDLEVIAEAVHAAGALLHVDGVHLVPHAPVDVPALGADFFVCSPYKFFGPHHGVLVADPALLETLRPDKLLPSSDAVPERFELGTLPYELLAGTIAAIDLIADLASSAPDRRTRVLESMRAVEEHEERLFGRLLAGLERLPRIRQYGAPARRTPTVYFSVEGLTGREVYEALAARGVNAPASHFYAIEASRHLGLGDAGAVRAGLAPYSTVEDVDRLLEGLAAL; translated from the coding sequence ATGACCGCGTACCTCGACGTCGCCCGCCTCCGGGCCGACTTCCCCGCCCTCGACCTCGGCGTCGCCCACTTCGACGGGCCCGGCGGCACCCAGGTGCCGCGCCAGGTCGCCGACGCGATCGCCCGGACGCTGACCGCCGGCCTCTCCAACCGGGGCGCGGTCACCGAGGCGGAGCGCCGGGCCGAGAGCGTCGTCGTCGGGGCCCGGTCCGCGGTGGCGGACCTGCTCGGCTGCGACCCGCGGGGGGTGGTCTTCGCACGGTCGGCGACCCAGGCGACGTACGACCTGGCCCGGACGCTGGCCAAGGAGTGGCGGCCCGGTGACGAGGTGGTCGTCACCCGGCTCGACCACGACGCCAACATCCGGCCCTGGGTGCAGGCCGCCGAGGCCGTGGGAGCGGCCGTGCGCTGGGTGGAGTTCGACCCCGCCACCGGCGAGCTCGACCTGCTCGGGCTCGCCGAGGCGCTCTCGGAGCGGACCCGCCTGGTCGCCGTCACCGCCGCCTCCAACGTGCTCGGCACCCGGCCCGACCTGGAGGTGATCGCCGAGGCCGTGCACGCCGCCGGCGCGCTGCTCCACGTCGACGGGGTGCACCTGGTCCCGCACGCGCCGGTGGACGTGCCCGCCCTGGGCGCGGACTTCTTCGTCTGCTCGCCGTACAAGTTCTTCGGGCCGCACCACGGGGTGCTGGTCGCCGACCCGGCGCTGCTGGAGACCCTGCGGCCGGACAAGCTGCTGCCCTCCTCCGACGCGGTGCCGGAGCGGTTCGAGCTCGGCACGCTGCCCTACGAGCTGCTCGCCGGCACCATCGCGGCGATCGACCTGATCGCCGACCTCGCCTCCTCGGCGCCCGACCGGCGGACCCGGGTGCTGGAGTCGATGCGCGCGGTGGAGGAGCACGAGGAGCGGCTCTTCGGGCGGCTGCTCGCCGGGCTGGAACGACTGCCGCGAATCCGGCAGTACGGCGCCCCCGCGCGCCGCACCCCCACCGTCTACTTCTCCGTCGAGGGACTGACCGGCCGCGAGGTGTACGAGGCGCTGGCCGCGCGCGGCGTCAACGCGCCCGCCAGCCACTTCTACGCGATCGAGGCCTCCCGGCACCTCGGGCTCGGGGACGCCGGGGCCGTGCGGGCCGGGCTCGCGCCGTACTCCACGGTCGAGGACGTCGACCGCCTGCTCGAGGGGCTCGCCGCCCTCTGA